TGTATAAAGAAGTCTTTGTAAACCATTGCCGAAACTCTTATCTTCCAGTTTGTTATTGCGATCAATTTAATCAAAAATATGTTTATCTTACAATTAAACTCCGTCAAGATTGAAAACTGGAAGGGGTTTAATTGAGTTGATGATATGTAAAAAAGTCATAAAATCAAAGGATTAATAATCAGGCTCATCCGGTAAAATTGCTCATCTTTAGCGGCAGAAAAGTGGGAAAAGTATGAATAGTAGGATGACTTTTAGTGAGTATCCAAATCTACTGATTTGGGCAGATCGCCTATTGCTAAAGGCAGTTAGGTTAATCTCTCTACCTTTGCATAAGGGCAATGCCTCCATCAAGCTGTTAAGAGTCTAGCCTGCTTTGGTGACTCGTTACTTTGGGAAATGAATTTGCAGTAACCAGAGCATTCTTCCATGCAACCAAAGGCATAAATAAACTCAAACTATACAACTTATACGTTAAATTATACATTTTCCAGAACGCGATCGCAAACAGGTCAGTTGCACACTATTCTTTCATAAACAATTGCGCTGCTATCACAGCATGAGGACAGCCGGCTGTAGCACGTGGCTCTTCTGCAAGAAAGGCTCGTTACTTTGGAAATGGTTTTGTAGTAAGTTTGGGAGGTATTTTACAGAACCTGACTTGATTTAGTCATATTTGACACCTATAAAAATACTCGTAACTGGATCTGAAGGTTATATCGGCTCGTGATTAGCCCCAATCTTGATGCAACATGGACATGAAATTATTGCGGTTGCAGGATTTTATTATCAAGTTACACATAACACTTAGAGAAGCTAATAAATGATTAAGACAACTTTGGAGTCCTACCTACAGAATGGTAAAACCCTGAATCGTGGTTGCTGTCGATTTTGTGGGTCGAAATTAAAGCACACTTTTGTTGACTTGGGAATGTCACCGCTTTGTGAAAGCTACGTATCACTTGAACAGCTAAACCAAATGGAGGCTTTCTATCCGCTGCACGTATGCGTATGCGATCGCTGTTTTTTAGTTCAACTGCAGGAATATGTCACTCCGCAAGACATCTTCAGCGAGTATGCCTACTTTTCGTCTTACTCTGACTCTTGGCTACAACACGCCAAAAACTATACCGAAAAGGTAATAGTGCGATTTGGGTTGCACTCATATAGTCAAGTTGTGGAAATAGCTAGTAACGATGGTTACTTATTGCAATATTTTTTGGAAAAAAACATCCCTGTTCTAGGCATAGAACCAGCAGCTAATGTCGCTGAAGTAGCTATTAAAAAAGGTATTTCCACAGTTGTCAAGTTTTTTGGAAAAAACACAGCATCTGAATTAGCTGCTAGCGGTAAGCAAGCCGATTTATTAATAGGTAATAATGTACTTGCTCACGTACCTGATATCAATGATTTTGTCGGAGGCGCTAAAATTCTACTTAAACCTCAAGGTATCATTACCATGGAGTTTCCTCATTTAATGCGACTCATTGAGGAGAATCAGTTCGACACCATTTATCACGAACACTTCTCTTACTTATCGTTGCTGACAGTCGAAAAGATTTTTGCACATCATGGTTTAACAATCTTTGATGTAGAAGAATTATCAACTCATGGTGGTTCTCTAAGAATTTATGCGAAACAAGCAGAAGATACTTCTAAACCTATTAGTCAACAGGTAATGGAACTAAGAGCTAAGGAAGAAGCTGCTGGATTTACCAACATCAAACATTATTTTTCATTTGGTGAAAAAGTTAAGGAAACAAAATTCAAACTTTTAGAATTTTTAATTTTAGCTAAACGACAGGGAAAAACAATTGCTGGTTACGGCGCTCCTGGTAAAGGTAACACACTTTTGAATTATTGTGGAATTAGAGAAGATTTCATTGATTACACCGTAGACCGAAATCCATATAAACAAGGTAAATTCTTACCAGGAACTCATATACCCATCTTTCATCCAGACAAAATTCAAGAAACAAAACCTGACTATTTACTGATTTTACCTTGGAATTTAAAAAACGAAATTATGTCGCAGATGTTGTTTGTACATGATTGGGGTTGTAAATTTATCGTGCCGATTCCTGAAGTTAATGTCTATTCTTGAGTCAATTAGAAATCAACTCACAACTAATTGAAATTTCATCATAAGTAAGGAAGGAAAATTCCGATGAAAGTAGTTTTATTCTGCGGTGGTTTAGGAACAAGATTAAGAGAATTTTTTGCTAATGTCCCCAAGCCTATGGTTAATATTGGCTACAGACCGATATTGTGGCATGTGATGAAATACTATGCCCACTACGGACACAAAGATTTTATTTTGTGTCTTGGTTATAAAGCAGATGTTATTAAGAATTACTTTCTCAATTATGATGAGTGTATTTCCAATGATTTTACCTTACAAGAAGGAGGCAAAAAAATCCAACTTCTAAATAGTGATATTGAAGATTGGAAAATTACTTTTGTCGATACAGGGTTGACTTCAAATATTGGTCAAAGATTCAAGGCTGTTGAAGAATACTTAGAAGGGGAAGAGGTATTTTTAGCTAACTATAGCGACGGTTTAACAGATTTACATCTACCTGACATAATTGAAGACTTTCATAAACATAACAAAATAGCTAGCTTTCTGTGCGTCAAACCATCGCAAAGCTTTCATTTAGTTTCAATGGAAGAAAATGGTTTGGTAAGTGATATCCAAAATGTTCAGCAAGCCGGCATTCGGATAAATGGAGGTTTCTTTGTATTTAAGAAAGATATCTTTAAATATATTCAAGCTGGAGAAGAATTAGTGAACGAACCATTTCAAAGACTAATTAATTTAAAACAGCTAGTTGCTTATAAATACAGTGGCTTTTGGGCGTGTATGGATACATTTAAAGAGCAACAGCAGTTAGATGATATGTATTGTCAAGGTAACGCTCCTTGGGCAGTATGGAATCTTGAAAGGAAGGCAAAATCTTTGGATTATAGTCGGCTTCATCATGTTGCTAATGATTCTATACCATTAAAATTAGCTTAACTCAAATCTTGCACGCCTTTACCCGACAGACTAAAGCTTGTGGTTACATAAACCCACAAGATGTAGAGACGTTGCACTGCAACGTCTCTACATCCATGGAATTGTCTTTGTAAGTGTAGCCATAGGAAGCCTATGGGTGACGAGGTGCAGACAAAGTATTCCCTAACAATCACAAATCAGCAATTATGCTTAAATTCAATTTTGAACAAAAAAATAACTCAAGTTATAAAGTTTTGTGTTTAGGAGCGCATTGCGATGATATAGAAATTGGTTGTGGAGGTACAATCTTAAGATTGATAGAAAGTTACCCAAATCTTGTGTTTTATTGGGTTGTCTTTAGTTCCAACTTACAAAGAGAAAAAGAAGCTTATCATAGTGCTAATAAGTTTTTAGAAAAAGTCTCAGAAAAAAATATAATTATCAAACAATTTCAGGACGGTTGTTTTCCTTTCGTGGGAATTGAAATTAAACAATTTTTCGAAGAATTAAAGCGAGATTATCATCCTGATTTAATTTTTACACATTATCGTCATGACCTGCATCAAGATCATCGCTTAATTTCTGATTTTACCTGGAATACATTTAGGAATCATTTCATACTAGAATATGAAATACCTAAGTATGATGGAGATTTAGGAAATCCTAATTTCTTTGTTCATTTAACTGAGGACATTTGCCAAGACAAAATCAACTATATTATTGATAGCTTTCCATCGCAAAACCACAAACAATGGTTTACAGAAGAAACATTTTTATCAATTCTAAGACTGCGAGGAATTGAATCTAATGCGCCTAATAAGTATGCGGAAGCTTTCTATTGCCGTAAAGTAGTTTTTTAACTTGAATAGTAAACTAGAAAGCTGAGGAAATCTAGCTTTCTCATAGCAAAATTTTTATTCAGAACCTTCTTTCAATAAATTGAATTGTAACAATGTATCTGCTGTTTTATTAATAAAATCAAACTCTAATCCT
This genomic interval from Scytonema hofmannii PCC 7110 contains the following:
- a CDS encoding class I SAM-dependent methyltransferase, which codes for MIKTTLESYLQNGKTLNRGCCRFCGSKLKHTFVDLGMSPLCESYVSLEQLNQMEAFYPLHVCVCDRCFLVQLQEYVTPQDIFSEYAYFSSYSDSWLQHAKNYTEKVIVRFGLHSYSQVVEIASNDGYLLQYFLEKNIPVLGIEPAANVAEVAIKKGISTVVKFFGKNTASELAASGKQADLLIGNNVLAHVPDINDFVGGAKILLKPQGIITMEFPHLMRLIEENQFDTIYHEHFSYLSLLTVEKIFAHHGLTIFDVEELSTHGGSLRIYAKQAEDTSKPISQQVMELRAKEEAAGFTNIKHYFSFGEKVKETKFKLLEFLILAKRQGKTIAGYGAPGKGNTLLNYCGIREDFIDYTVDRNPYKQGKFLPGTHIPIFHPDKIQETKPDYLLILPWNLKNEIMSQMLFVHDWGCKFIVPIPEVNVYS
- a CDS encoding glucose-1-phosphate cytidylyltransferase → MKVVLFCGGLGTRLREFFANVPKPMVNIGYRPILWHVMKYYAHYGHKDFILCLGYKADVIKNYFLNYDECISNDFTLQEGGKKIQLLNSDIEDWKITFVDTGLTSNIGQRFKAVEEYLEGEEVFLANYSDGLTDLHLPDIIEDFHKHNKIASFLCVKPSQSFHLVSMEENGLVSDIQNVQQAGIRINGGFFVFKKDIFKYIQAGEELVNEPFQRLINLKQLVAYKYSGFWACMDTFKEQQQLDDMYCQGNAPWAVWNLERKAKSLDYSRLHHVANDSIPLKLA
- a CDS encoding PIG-L deacetylase family protein; the encoded protein is MLKFNFEQKNNSSYKVLCLGAHCDDIEIGCGGTILRLIESYPNLVFYWVVFSSNLQREKEAYHSANKFLEKVSEKNIIIKQFQDGCFPFVGIEIKQFFEELKRDYHPDLIFTHYRHDLHQDHRLISDFTWNTFRNHFILEYEIPKYDGDLGNPNFFVHLTEDICQDKINYIIDSFPSQNHKQWFTEETFLSILRLRGIESNAPNKYAEAFYCRKVVF